In a genomic window of Streptomyces sp. NBC_01231:
- a CDS encoding nitroreductase family deazaflavin-dependent oxidoreductase: MSSTPGFAKVAPHVIPALDRAVHRLTRGRVLLSAQLLPGVILTSTGARTGLARRTPLACMPERDGASWILVGSNFGRTGHPAWTANLLAHPDATVNWKGRDIPVAARLLEGAERTAAWRAVLAFWPPYATYQERVEREIRVFRIERAVGR; this comes from the coding sequence GTGTCGTCGACGCCCGGATTCGCCAAGGTCGCCCCGCATGTGATCCCCGCCCTGGACCGGGCCGTGCACCGGCTCACCCGGGGCCGGGTGCTGCTCAGCGCCCAGCTGCTGCCGGGCGTGATCCTGACCTCGACCGGGGCGCGGACCGGGCTGGCCCGGCGGACCCCGCTGGCCTGCATGCCGGAGCGGGACGGCGCGAGCTGGATCCTGGTCGGCTCCAACTTCGGACGGACCGGCCATCCCGCCTGGACCGCCAACCTGCTCGCCCATCCCGATGCCACGGTCAACTGGAAGGGGCGGGACATCCCCGTCGCGGCCCGGCTGCTGGAGGGCGCGGAACGGACGGCCGCCTGGCGGGCGGTGCTGGCCTTCTGGCCGCCGTACGCCACGTACCAGGAGCGGGTGGAGCGGGAGATCCGGGTCTTCAGGATCGAGAGAGCCGTAGGGCGATGA